The region GTTCCTTGCACAAAAGTCCGGTCGTATTGCCTTTGTGTCCAGTGTCGCTGGCTTGTTGGGTACCCAGTATCGAGCATCCTATTCAGCTGCCAAAGGTGCAATCCATATGTGGGCGAACAGCCTGCGTGCTGAAGTGGCAGATCAGGGTATTCAGGTCTCAGTGATTTTCCCCGGCTTCGTAAAAACCAATGTCTCTTTTAATGCCCTAAATGGTCAAGGCAAACCGCAAGCCAAGCAGGACGAAGCGATTGAAAATGGTTTAGAGGCGGAGGATTTTGCCAAACAGACGGTGAAAGCATTACAGCAGAGCGAAGAATATATTGTGATTGGCGGCAAGAAAGAAAAACTTGGCGTAGTAGTTTCGCGTATTTCTCCAAAGATGCTGTACAAGATGATTCGCAAGACCAAAGTCAAATAAATCATTCAGCATAAATAAAAGGGCGGCATTGCCCTTTTTTGATATCTCTTAAAAAGAGAAAATTAAAATATACATACCATTTATGTCTAGAGAATTTGATCCAAAGAACGCAGATCCGATAACACGGATATGCAGAAAATTACTTTTTCACTCTGGTACTTAAGTCAAAAGCCAGTATGTTAATTAAAAATAATAGTGAATTGGAATAAGCTCATTCGATGAAAACTCCGGTGCCAGACTATCTCAAGCATGTTTTAAGCGCCTGCCGTGACAATGATAAAGGTGCCTTGGCAGATTATATTCCTGAGCTGGCAGCAGTAGATCCGGAGAAGTTTGCTTTGGCGCTCTCCACCGTAGATGGCACAGTGTATTCAACCGGTGATGACGAGCTTGAGTTTACCATGCAGTCTATGTCCAAGCCCTTTGCCTATGCTCTGGCTTTGCAGAAAGTCGGTTTGACCAAGGTTATGGAAAAAGTAGGCGTGGAGCCTTCGGGCGAGGCTTTTAACCAGATTTCACTAGAGAAAGACACCAATATTCCGAAAAATCCAATGATTAATTCGGGTGCAATTACCGCCCATTCTCTGATTCCTTATAAACGCACCGTATCCCGTGCGGAACAGATACGCCGTTTTTTAAGTGGTCTGGCTGGGCGTGAGCTGAGTTTTGATACCGAAGTATATACCTCTGAAATGAAAACAGCGTTTCGTAACAGATCCTTGGGTTATATGCTACGTACAGTAGGCGTACTGGAAGAAGATCCAGAGGCTATTGTTAATGGTTATATCAAGCAATGTTCAATCAAGGTGACGGTCAAAGATCTAGCGATGATCACCGCGGTACTTGCCAACGGCGGGATTCAGCCGCAAACCGGTAAAAAATTGCTGGATCGTTCGGTGGTGCGGCAAGTCCTGAGTGTGATGCTCACTTGCGGAATGTATGATGCTGCCGGTGACTGGCTGACATCGGTGGGTATTCCGGCTAAAAGTGGGGTCGCAGGCGGTATTATCGGTGTGTTGCCGGGACAGGTCGGCATTGCTGTGTTTTCTCCACGAATTGATGAGCATGGACATAGTGTACGTGGCGTCGATACTTTTGAGCGTCTGTCCCGGGAAATGGGTCTGCATTTAATGGAAGGTACGCCATCGGCACAGACCATTTTGCAAAGTCGTTATCTCACTGGAAAACGTGACCATGTGGTGGTGTATGAACTACGTGGCGTTTTGCAGTTTACTGAATCGGAAATGCTGCTACGGATTTTGCAAGATGAACCAGAAGGCAAAAAACGAATCGTGCTGGATCTGACCAATTTGACCTTAATTCATAATGTCGGTGCCCGGATGTTATTTGAAGGCGTAGCTCGCTTGAAAAAGGATGGTCATCCAGTCGTGGTGGTCGACTCGGAAGGAATTTTGAGTGAAGCTCAGATGAAGGGTAATAAAAGGGTTGTTGTTAAAGAAAAACTAACTAACTATCTAGAAAAATTTCAATAGACCTTCTTTCTACTAGCTTGCTTCAGCACGGAGTGTATGTCAGTAAATTAAAAAGCTCCGATGATGCGAGGTTTTTTTCAAATCTTGAAATTCTTATTTAATATGATCAGCAATATCGCTAAAGATCATACCTAAACCATGTGTCCCAGCATTCGGATAGCCTAAGCTACGGTCACCGACCGTACTGGCATGGCCCATATTTTTAAAGGTGAGCTATGTATGGCGCAAGGGAAGGGATTAATAAAAATAAAAGAGCATAAAAATGAAACCCTACAATAAAAATTTAAAACAGGCCTCAAGGGATTTACGCAATAACATGACGGATGCTGAAAAGTTGCTTTGGTCGCGGCTGCGTAATAAGAAAATACTAGGCTTGCAATTTTATCGGCAAAAGCCAATTTTAAACTACATCGTAGATTTTTACTGTCCTGCTGCTAATTTGGTGATAGAGTGTGATGGTAGCCAGCACTTTACAATTGATGGCTTAGAAGCAGATCGTATTCGCGATGAAGATTTGACTCAGCTTGGGTTAAAGGTTTTACGATTTGATAATGGGCAGGTGATGCGGCAGTTGGATGATGTGGTGGAAGTGATTTATCAATTTATTCAACAAGAATCCCCCTAAATCCCCCTTTGATAAAGGGGGACTTCCCGCGAATTTAATGGCAGTTTTAGATTCGTGTGGTTTCTCCCTTTTTTAAAGGGAGGTTAGGAGGGATTATTTGTGAGGATGGTTAGCAGTATGCAAATAATGATGCGAGACTTAATACATTAAGATTTAGTTGAACAAATCAATATACTATAAGAAAATGAATTGAATGAATAAATATTAATCAAATCATGATTTTTCCAAGACAATATATTCAAGAGTGCATTGATTTAATTAGACATAAAACGAGTGATCTAAAGCATTTATTAATGCGTCTCAATAATTCGAAAAGACCAGAGGAAGCTTTGGGGGCGATGTGGGAAGTCGTGGTTTCTGCCGAATTATCCAAGTTGGGAAATGTAGATTTCGAAAAAGATTTTGGCGTAAATGTGAAGCCAGATATCTTTTTTAGTTCTGATCAGTTGGACTTCCTTGCAGATATAAAATGTATCTCTGATCAAAATAAACATGAAAATAACAGAGTTGGAGAGTTGCAGCTTTTAATCTATAAACACTTCTGTAATTTGGGTTTGAACACATTTTCATGTCATGTAAAAGTACAAGATACTATTGTTGAAAATAGGAATGGGAAATCAGTTGATCTTAAATTGCCTAAGGATATTTCAGGATATTTTCATAATCATATTAAAAAGGAACTAAAACCAGATAAATTCAATTATGATTTTAAGGACTTGGGTGACCATAAAGGATTGTGCTTTAGTCTAGAGGTCAGATTAAATGATCAGTATTCTACTGCGCATCATGCAAGTTATACCGTATCGGAAGATGATAAAAATACTACTCTTTATAAGACTCTTGATAAGCAATATAAGCAGGTTGAATTTTATGAGGGATTCAAAGGTTTTATTGTCTGTGATGGTGATTATGACTTGTTTAGACAAAGAAATTATAGTGTTAGAAAGCAATATGCAACTTTTGAATCTGTCTGCAATCGTTATTTAGAATACAAAAGTAAAGTAGGGTTCGTTGTGGGTTTATGGATTGAAAATAAAAAAGGAGCTTTTGAGAGAGGTTATGACATAAAATTTGAAGTTCACTGTAATGATCTGTGTGAAAAGAAAAAATTAGAAAAATTATTTGGACATATTGTAGAAGAACTACCTGAAGTGATTAGATCACCAGTTAATGTTAAGAATTTACTATCTTCAAAAAATAAATACGGGAGTGGCTCGATTGGATTTCGAGGACAAAGTAATAAATTGGAAACAACTTATGGTTTTAGCTTGAGAGAAATCCAATCGGTATTAGCGGGTAAGGTGCAAATAATGTTAAATGACAAACATAATTTGTTCCCGTGTATTCCATTGCAAGAAATAGTGGAAATTTGGGTTGATCAGAAAGTCTATAAAGAAGATTTCATTTTCAACATAAGATGTAAAAAAGAATCTAAGTTAAGGATAGATAAAGAACTTTACAATTATGATGCCATTGTTGCTATAAAATTATTTGTTAATTTAATGACTGAAAAAATAAGCTTTTGTGATTTTGAGCGAAAATTAATTTTAGACAATAACCTGCAAAGTAATCCATTTAGAGATTATCTTGAAAAAGGGTATCTAATTAAAGACGCAGATTCAAATACCAAGTGCGACATATTTGTAGTTAGTTGAAAAAGTTAGGTGTATTAAAATCATTAGACTTTTTTCAACTCGCAATTGGAAAGCACCCAATGAAGCAATACACCCAACTTTCTCAAGATGAAAGATACGAAATTTATGCTGCTTTGAAAAGCAAATCTTCAATCTCTACCCTTGCCAGGGAGCTTGGACGTTCTCGATCAACCCTTTATCGTGAGATCAAAAGAAATACTGGAAAACGTGGATATCGAGCTCAACAGGCAGAGAAATTTTCAAGTCAAAGACGATATCGATCCTCTTCACAAATGACAGATTTTGCTCTCGTTTATATTCGTTATCTGATTGGCTTAGATTGGTCTCCTGAGCAAATTTCAGGTGCTTTAACACAACGAGGTTGGCTTGATGTGCCTTCACATGAATGGATTTATCAGTATGTTTATCTAGATAAATCTAAAGGTGGTAAGCTCCACCTTCATTTAAGGCATCAAAAGAAATATCGTAAACGAGGTTATAAAAATACAGACCGTAGAGGCCAACTCGTTGATAGAACAAGTATTCACTGTCGCGATGAGGTCGTCGAGAAACGTCAACGCCTAGGTGATTTTGAAGGTGATACCGTGATAGGCAAGAATCACAAGGGGGCATTATTAACTCTGGTTGAGCGCAAAAGCTTGTATGTACATATCGTTCATTTGGGACAAACTAGAACCACAACTAAAACGATTTCGTGTGCTTTAGCATGTTTGCGCAGCAGTCATGCCTACAGTGTAACCTTTGATAATGGTAAGGAGTTCTCCGAGCACCGGCGGATAACGGAAGCAGGGATAGAGACGTACTTTGCAGATCCATACAAGTCGATTCAACGAGCCAGAAATGAAAATACCAATGGTCTGATCAGGCAATATCTGCCAAAATCATCTTCGTTTGATGAAGTGTCAAATGAACAAATAGAGCAGATAGAATTTGCTCTCAATCATCGCCCTAGAAAAACACTAGGCTGGTATACGCCTAGTGAAGTTATGGCTGGTTTTTATACTGTTGCACTTGCTGCTTGAATCCGCCAGATGTAAGAGTCATAAGTGATGATTATATTGGTTTCAAATTTGATATTAATAAGAGTCCACTAATTTCTGATTTTATTTAATCCCTCCCAACCTCCCTTTTAGAAAGGGAGGAGCTATCACGCAATCCATTTGATCCGTAAAATTCCCCTCTTTTTCAAAGAGGGGTTAGGGGAGATTAAAAAATTTAAAACAAAAAAATCCCCTCACTTGAGGGGATTTTTATTCCCCCTTTGTTGAAGGGGGAATAGGGGGGGATTCATTAATCCTTTAAACCACAGAATCATCCAAATTCGGCGCTAACCAACGTTTTGCTTCATCCAACGTCCAACCTTTACGCTTCGCATAATCTTCTAACTGATCACCAGAGATTTTACCCACGTTAAAATATTCAGTTTCAGGGTTTGCATAATAGAAACCGCTTACTGATGAAGGTGGCCACATTGCAAAGCTAGAGGTTAAGTAAGTCCCAATCTTGTCCGTTGTACCTAACCAATCAAACAGTGGCGCTTTTTCAGAATGCTCAGGACACGCAGGGTAGCCCGGTGCAGGACGAATACCGACATACTTCTCTTTAATCAAATCTTCATTTGAAAGCTGTTCGTCTGCTTGGTAGCCCCAGAACTCTTTACGAATACGCTGATGTAAATGCTCTGCAAATGCTTCAGCAAAACGGTCGCCCAAGGCTTGAACCATAATCGCGTTATAGTCATCACCTTTGGCTTTGTATTCTTGAGAAAGTTCTTCCGCACCAAAGATCGATACAGTGAAACCACCCAAGTAATCCTGCGCCACATCTTTCGGTGCAACAAAGTCAGCTAAAGAGAAGTTCGCTTTACCTGTCACTTTGTCAGACTGCTGACGTAAATGCTCGAAGCTATGCGTCACATTGCCATTTTCATCAGTTACCGCAACGGTATCCGCTGCAACACGGTTGGCAGGGTAAATGCTGAATGTTGCACGTGCATCGAAACGTTTATTCTCAATGATGTCTTTCAGCATTGCTTGCGCATTTTCAAACAAATCACGTGCTGCTTCGCCCACTACTTCATCTTCAAGGATTTTCGGGTATTTACCCGCCAAACTCCAAGAAATAAAGAATGGTGTCCAGTCAAAGTATTCCACCAATGTTTCTAAAGAATAATTGGTGAAGGTTTGCGTACCAATAAAGTTAGGCTTCGCAGGGGCATTCTTGTCAAAATCAATTTTGAAACCGTTTTCAATAGATTCAGCATAAGACAACTTCGCCGCTTTTGGCTGTTTATTGGCTAGACGAGTACGGATTTTTTCATAGTCCGCTGCGTAGTCAGCTGCAAGTTGCGGTTTCATGTCCGCAGACAAGAGTTGAGTCGCAACACCGACTGCACGTGAAGCATCAGCTGTGTAGTACACGCCGTCATTTTGATATTGCGGTGAAATTTTCACAGCAGTATGCGCTTTAGAAGTCGTTGCACCACCAATCATGAGCGGAATATTAAAGCCTTTACGTTGCATTTCTTTGGCAACAAAGACCATTTCATCCAATGAAGGAGTGATTAGACCTGACAAACCGATGATGTCAACTTTCTCATCAATCGCAGTTTGTAGAATCTTCTCGCAGGGAACCATCACGCCAAGGTCAACGATGTCATAACCGTTACAGCCAAGTACCACGCCCACAATGTTTTTACCAATGTCATGTACGTCGCCTTTTACGGTTGCAAGCAAGATTTTACCTTTGGCTTCGCCTTGGGTTTTTTCTGCTTCGATGAACGGGTTCAACCAAGCCACGGCTTGTTTCATCACACGTGCAGATTTGACTACTTGAGGTAAGAACATTTTGCCGGCACCAAATAGGTCGCCAACCACGTTCATACCTGCCATGAGTGGTCCTTCGATCACATCAAGAGGACGTGCAGATTTTAAACGTGCTTCTTCGGTATCTTCATCGATGTACGTTGTAATGCCTTTGACTAAGGCATATTCAAGACGTTTTTCAACAGGCTCGTTACGCCATTCAAGGTTTTCTTCGGCTTTCTGTGCGCCTGCTTGACCACGGTATTTTTCAGCCACAGCAAGTAATTTTTCAGTCGCTTCTTGACCGCTTGCGCCTTGGTTACGGTTCAGCACGACATCTTCAACGGCTTCTTTCAGTTCTGCATCAATGTCATCGTAAATCGCAAGCTGACCTGCATTCACGATCCCCATGGTTAAACCTTGTTGAATACCGTGATACAAAAACACTGCATGAATCGCTTCACGTACCGGTTCATTACCGCGGAACGAGAACGATACGTTAGAAATACCGCCTGAAATCATCGCATTCGGTAAGTTTTGTTTGATCCAACCTGTTGCTTCAATGAAGTCCACGCCATAGTTGTTGTGTTCTTCAATACCCGTTGCCACCGCAAACACGTTCGGGTCAAAGATAATATCTTCAGACGGGAAGCCCACTTCGTTGACTAAGACATCGTACGAACGCTTACAGATTTCTTTTTTACGTTCTGCTGTGTCAGCCTGACCATCTTCATCAAAGGCCATCACGATCACGGCTGCACCGTACTGACGGCAGAGGCGGGCACGTTCTACAAACTCGTCATAACCTTCTTTTAATGAAATCGAGTTTACAACCGCTTTACCTTGGACGCATTTTAAACCCGCTTCGATGATTTCCCATTTCGAAGAATCAAGCATGATTGGCACGCGAGAGATATCTGGCTCAGATGCGATCAGATTCAAGAAGTGCACCATTGCAGCTTGTGAATCGAGCATGCCTTCATCCATGTTGATATCGATGATCTGCGCACCGGCTTCAACTTGTTGACGTGCCACGTCTAAAGCTTCAGTGAAGTTACCTTCTTTAATCAGGCGTAGGAACTTTTTAGAACCGGTCACGTTGGTACGTTCACCCACGTTTACAAAGAGTGAATCTTTAGTGATGTTAAATGGTTCTAAACCACTTAAACGACACGCAGGTTCAATTTCAGGCACTTGACGAGGAGCAATACCTTCAACCGCTTGTGCAATTGCACGAATATGGTCAGGCGTTGTACCACAGCAACCACCCGTGATGTTGATCAAGCCACTTTCCGCAAATTCTTTAATAAATGCTGCGGTTTCTTCAGGGGTTTCATCATAACCACCGAAGGCATTTGGTAAGCCCGCGTTTGGATGCGCAGAAACAAAGGTATCAGCAACGTCAGACACCGTTTTTACGTGTGGACGCATTGCATCTGCACCAAGGGCACAGTTAAAACCAATTGAGATTGGTTCTGCATGACGCATTGAGTTCCAGAATGCTTCAGCGGTTTGACCTGTTAATGTACGACCCGAGGCATCAGTAATCGTACCTGAAATCATAATTGGTAACTCGATTCTGAGTTCTTTAAACACTTCTTTGACTGCAAAGATCGCAGCTTTGGCATTTAAGGTATCGAATACGGTTTCGATGAGGATGATGTCCGCACCACCTTCAATCAGCGCTTTAGTTGATTCGATGTAATCTACTTTTAATGCATCAAAAGTAATGTTACGGAACGCAGGGTCATTTACGTTTGGTGAAATAGACGTCGTACGTGACGTTGGACCAATGACACCTGCCACAAAACGTGGTTTTTCAGGTGTTGAATATTTGGCGCAGGCTTCTTTTGCAAGACGAGCAGCCGTACGGTTAATTTCAGGAACCAAATCTTCCATATGGTAATCCGACATAGAAACGCGTGTACCGTTAAAGGTATTGGTTTCAATGATGTCTGCACCGGCTTCTAAATAAGCTTCGTGAATACCCTGGATAATGTGTGGTTGCGTCAGAACCAATAAATCATTGTTGCCTTTAAGGTCGTATGCCCAGTCAGCAAAACGCTCACCCCGATAATCGGCTTCTTCCAGTTTATGGCGTTGGATCATGGTACCCATCGCACCATCGATCACTAAAATTCTTTTGGCAAGAAGTTCTTTAAGGGTGGCTAGTGTGGACATTCAAACTTTCTCAGCAGGAATCAAAAACGGCAATAATCTTAACAGATTAGTGCGCAGTTTTCTGTAGCCATTATTCAGAATGCTGGATATGACTGATATGAAAATCTGATAAGCGGATTAAACTGTGCATAGAAAGCTGAAAACAGATAGAAAACTGAAAGCTTGAAGGTGATTACGAAGGAATTTGACCAAAAATAAAATGTAAATGAGTTTTCATGAAAATGTCATATTGCTCGGGCAAGATTGATTCAAGCATGACAGGCTCAGCAAGATGACAGTTCCGAGGGAATGATCAATTTTATTGCAAAACATGAATAAAGTTGACTGGATAGACGGTTCTTATTCTAATAAGTTTTTGTTTCTAAAATTTTAATTTTAAGATTTCAGCATATAGCTACAGGATGAACGGCAGCAAGAAAGTCTAAAAAATTGGCCTATATGACGGCGCTTTGTCATATAATTGTCACAATTAAACTGAACAATAAGGGGATTCTTGAATCCTCTATTCCTGCTTGCATGAATTCTAATCAAACTCCCTCAGGTTCAGCCCATCAGTCGTCTTCACATAAGTCGACCAATGTGCATGTGCCAACACCGAAATTTTTTATGCCGGTGTTTCTGACTGTAATTATTTCTACGCTGATTTATATCGGCTTCCAGTTGACTTCAGACCTGGCGCATGTTCCACCAATCGGTCTGTATTCGATGATTCTTTTAGCCACAGCGCTGTTTATTGCGCTGGGCTTTGAATTCGTCAATGGTTTCCACGATACCGCCAACGCGGTTGCCACCGTAATCTATACCAACGCATTGTCTGCACCGGTTGCAGTCATGTGGGCAGGTTTCTGTAATTTCCTTGGGGTAATGGTGGCCAGTGGTGCCGTTGCTTACGGGATCATTGCATTACTGCCTGTTGAACTGATCATGAATGTTGGCACGGGTGCCGGCTTTGCCATGGTCTTTGCCATGCTGATTGCTGCCATTTTGTGGAACCTAGGCACGTGGTTCTTAGGAATTCCAGCATCGAGTTCACATACTTTAATCGGTTCGATCCTCGGTGTGGGAATCATGAACTACATTCTGCATGCAGGAAGTGGTGCATCGGGTGTGGACATGGAACAGGTGATGAAAGTCGGTAAAGCACTGTTATTTTCACCTTTAATTGGTTTTGCTTTTGCAGCCATTTTGTTCTTGTTGGTGAAAAAAATCTTCAAGAAACAAGTTGAATTATTCCAACCCCCTGAAGGCAACAAGCCACCACCACCACTGATTCGTGCTATTTTGATCTTTACGTGTACAGGCGTAAGCTTTGCACATGGTTCAAATGATGGTCAAAAAGGTATGGGCTTAATCATGCTGATTTTGATTGGTTGTGTACCGTTAGCTTATTCACTCAATAAAAATTTAGATACACAACATATCCAGTCTTTTGGTGAATTATCAGCACAAACGGCTGATGTGATTTATCCAAATCATGCCGATATTGAAGACGAAAAAGCACGTCAAATCATTACGACTTATATTCAAACCAAAGAAATTACCCCTGAAGTTGTACCTGCCTTGGCAAGTTTAACTGATCATTTGGGTGATAAAGTGGGCAGCTATACCAGCATTAAGGATGTACCTGAAGCACAGGTATCTGAATTCCGTAACGATATGTATTTAAGTACCACTACATTCAAACGTTTAGATAAAGCAGAAGCTTTACCGGTGATGACTACTGAACAGGAAAAAACAGTAGATCAATACCGTGATAGCCTGGATTCATTCTTACAATACATCCCAACATGGGTGAAAGTTGCAGTTGCACTGGCGCTAGGTCTAGGTACGATGGTCGGTTGGAAGCGTATTGTGGTGACTGTAGGTGAGCGTATCGGTAAGCAACACATGACTTATGGTCAAGGGATGTCTGCTGAGCTTGTCGCAATGTCGACTATTGCAGCAGCAGATGGTTTTGGTATGCCAGTATCGACCACGCATGTATTGAACTCTGCGGTTGCAGGTACCATGGTTGCAAATAAATCAGGTCTAAATTTTCAAATGGTGAAAACCATTCTGTCAGCATGGATCTTTACTTTACCTGCAACCATCTGTTTGTCAGGCGGTTTGTACTGGTTACTGTTAAAAGTTTTTTAAGAAGATTTAATATTAAAATGCTGCCTCGGCAGCGTTTTTTTATGGGCGATTTTTACCTCTTCCTAACCCTCACTTGCGCTTCGTTTTAAAAGCGGTGCTTTAAAACTTGCTCAGGAGATGAGAATCCTCAGCATATATTCTGAGTTCGCAAGGGTGAGGGGATAAACATTAAATAAAAGTTTATCTAACGTAGAAGAAGTCTCGAAAGAAGGAACTAAATTACTTGTTCAACTTGCCCAACAAACCTTTTGGCAACTTATCCGTCGCAAAACCGTATAATGCAGCAAACGGTAGCGCAGTACGTGCCAGATAAGCCACACGCCATAAACCGCCATGATTCGCACCAGACATCATCAACTCTAAAGGATGATTCAATTTCACTTCTGGGTTCGCTACAGATTCAGAATTACGCAGATCATAAATCCACAGTGCAGCCATAATCGCATTGGTAGTTTCTGGCGCAAAAGCTTCGACATCAAATAAGCTTGCACCGTTAAATGCAGCCTTCAAAAGTGGGTTTTTGGTGACAGAATATGTCGTTGTCGATGGCGCAATATTAATACTGACACGTTGACCGTTGGCACGCGCGAGAGTCGCACGCCACTGCTGGATCCGTTTTGCCAGCGCATAGTTTGGACCTTGTTCTACAACCAGACAGTCGCATACGCCGTAGGATTTATCACCGACTTTAAATAGCTCCTGTTCATTCTTCTTAAAGAAATGCTTGCGTGAAATCAGGGAAATACTTTTGGTTAAAGTGCTTTCCAGTTTAGACAATTGCTGATATTTGCTTTGTGATGCTTGTACGACTTCTTCCGGCACGGCATAAACATCAGTTGGGGTACACATATACATCAGGCTGGTATTGGCTTTCTGTTCGCTGACATGTTTCATG is a window of Acinetobacter sp. ASP199 DNA encoding:
- a CDS encoding SDR family oxidoreductase; its protein translation is MAQQDSLNNKVVWITGASSGLGKALAQECALQGAQVVLTARRMDELENVRLSLSNPDQHICIAADITDENQVRHAYEQVLSQKGRIDWLINNAGLSQRALISDTTMQTERAIMEVDYFSQVFLTKTVLPTFLAQKSGRIAFVSSVAGLLGTQYRASYSAAKGAIHMWANSLRAEVADQGIQVSVIFPGFVKTNVSFNALNGQGKPQAKQDEAIENGLEAEDFAKQTVKALQQSEEYIVIGGKKEKLGVVVSRISPKMLYKMIRKTKVK
- a CDS encoding glutaminase is translated as MKTPVPDYLKHVLSACRDNDKGALADYIPELAAVDPEKFALALSTVDGTVYSTGDDELEFTMQSMSKPFAYALALQKVGLTKVMEKVGVEPSGEAFNQISLEKDTNIPKNPMINSGAITAHSLIPYKRTVSRAEQIRRFLSGLAGRELSFDTEVYTSEMKTAFRNRSLGYMLRTVGVLEEDPEAIVNGYIKQCSIKVTVKDLAMITAVLANGGIQPQTGKKLLDRSVVRQVLSVMLTCGMYDAAGDWLTSVGIPAKSGVAGGIIGVLPGQVGIAVFSPRIDEHGHSVRGVDTFERLSREMGLHLMEGTPSAQTILQSRYLTGKRDHVVVYELRGVLQFTESEMLLRILQDEPEGKKRIVLDLTNLTLIHNVGARMLFEGVARLKKDGHPVVVVDSEGILSEAQMKGNKRVVVKEKLTNYLEKFQ
- a CDS encoding endonuclease domain-containing protein, producing the protein MKPYNKNLKQASRDLRNNMTDAEKLLWSRLRNKKILGLQFYRQKPILNYIVDFYCPAANLVIECDGSQHFTIDGLEADRIRDEDLTQLGLKVLRFDNGQVMRQLDDVVEVIYQFIQQESP
- a CDS encoding IS30 family transposase produces the protein MKQYTQLSQDERYEIYAALKSKSSISTLARELGRSRSTLYREIKRNTGKRGYRAQQAEKFSSQRRYRSSSQMTDFALVYIRYLIGLDWSPEQISGALTQRGWLDVPSHEWIYQYVYLDKSKGGKLHLHLRHQKKYRKRGYKNTDRRGQLVDRTSIHCRDEVVEKRQRLGDFEGDTVIGKNHKGALLTLVERKSLYVHIVHLGQTRTTTKTISCALACLRSSHAYSVTFDNGKEFSEHRRITEAGIETYFADPYKSIQRARNENTNGLIRQYLPKSSSFDEVSNEQIEQIEFALNHRPRKTLGWYTPSEVMAGFYTVALAA
- the metH gene encoding methionine synthase — protein: MSTLATLKELLAKRILVIDGAMGTMIQRHKLEEADYRGERFADWAYDLKGNNDLLVLTQPHIIQGIHEAYLEAGADIIETNTFNGTRVSMSDYHMEDLVPEINRTAARLAKEACAKYSTPEKPRFVAGVIGPTSRTTSISPNVNDPAFRNITFDALKVDYIESTKALIEGGADIILIETVFDTLNAKAAIFAVKEVFKELRIELPIMISGTITDASGRTLTGQTAEAFWNSMRHAEPISIGFNCALGADAMRPHVKTVSDVADTFVSAHPNAGLPNAFGGYDETPEETAAFIKEFAESGLINITGGCCGTTPDHIRAIAQAVEGIAPRQVPEIEPACRLSGLEPFNITKDSLFVNVGERTNVTGSKKFLRLIKEGNFTEALDVARQQVEAGAQIIDINMDEGMLDSQAAMVHFLNLIASEPDISRVPIMLDSSKWEIIEAGLKCVQGKAVVNSISLKEGYDEFVERARLCRQYGAAVIVMAFDEDGQADTAERKKEICKRSYDVLVNEVGFPSEDIIFDPNVFAVATGIEEHNNYGVDFIEATGWIKQNLPNAMISGGISNVSFSFRGNEPVREAIHAVFLYHGIQQGLTMGIVNAGQLAIYDDIDAELKEAVEDVVLNRNQGASGQEATEKLLAVAEKYRGQAGAQKAEENLEWRNEPVEKRLEYALVKGITTYIDEDTEEARLKSARPLDVIEGPLMAGMNVVGDLFGAGKMFLPQVVKSARVMKQAVAWLNPFIEAEKTQGEAKGKILLATVKGDVHDIGKNIVGVVLGCNGYDIVDLGVMVPCEKILQTAIDEKVDIIGLSGLITPSLDEMVFVAKEMQRKGFNIPLMIGGATTSKAHTAVKISPQYQNDGVYYTADASRAVGVATQLLSADMKPQLAADYAADYEKIRTRLANKQPKAAKLSYAESIENGFKIDFDKNAPAKPNFIGTQTFTNYSLETLVEYFDWTPFFISWSLAGKYPKILEDEVVGEAARDLFENAQAMLKDIIENKRFDARATFSIYPANRVAADTVAVTDENGNVTHSFEHLRQQSDKVTGKANFSLADFVAPKDVAQDYLGGFTVSIFGAEELSQEYKAKGDDYNAIMVQALGDRFAEAFAEHLHQRIRKEFWGYQADEQLSNEDLIKEKYVGIRPAPGYPACPEHSEKAPLFDWLGTTDKIGTYLTSSFAMWPPSSVSGFYYANPETEYFNVGKISGDQLEDYAKRKGWTLDEAKRWLAPNLDDSVV
- a CDS encoding inorganic phosphate transporter is translated as MNSNQTPSGSAHQSSSHKSTNVHVPTPKFFMPVFLTVIISTLIYIGFQLTSDLAHVPPIGLYSMILLATALFIALGFEFVNGFHDTANAVATVIYTNALSAPVAVMWAGFCNFLGVMVASGAVAYGIIALLPVELIMNVGTGAGFAMVFAMLIAAILWNLGTWFLGIPASSSHTLIGSILGVGIMNYILHAGSGASGVDMEQVMKVGKALLFSPLIGFAFAAILFLLVKKIFKKQVELFQPPEGNKPPPPLIRAILIFTCTGVSFAHGSNDGQKGMGLIMLILIGCVPLAYSLNKNLDTQHIQSFGELSAQTADVIYPNHADIEDEKARQIITTYIQTKEITPEVVPALASLTDHLGDKVGSYTSIKDVPEAQVSEFRNDMYLSTTTFKRLDKAEALPVMTTEQEKTVDQYRDSLDSFLQYIPTWVKVAVALALGLGTMVGWKRIVVTVGERIGKQHMTYGQGMSAELVAMSTIAAADGFGMPVSTTHVLNSAVAGTMVANKSGLNFQMVKTILSAWIFTLPATICLSGGLYWLLLKVF